The Hahella sp. HNIBRBA332 genome window below encodes:
- a CDS encoding PA2779 family protein codes for MKSKRLIKQVTAVLLSMSMFVLSLQSAAVRAAMVSTDTQIQVEQQNYDREQIMRITGSDEAKEVLLSLGVSQEDVEARVANMTADEIAEFNKQINEMPAGASSAVGIILVIFVILIVLDLLGTTNIFPVIKPIGKR; via the coding sequence ATGAAATCCAAACGCCTGATTAAGCAAGTTACCGCTGTATTGCTGAGCATGAGCATGTTCGTATTGAGCTTGCAAAGTGCTGCGGTGCGTGCGGCGATGGTCTCAACTGATACTCAGATTCAGGTTGAGCAGCAAAACTATGATCGCGAGCAGATTATGCGTATTACCGGCTCTGACGAGGCGAAAGAAGTGTTGCTGAGCCTGGGCGTAAGCCAGGAAGACGTTGAAGCTCGCGTGGCGAACATGACTGCGGATGAAATCGCGGAGTTCAACAAACAAATCAATGAAATGCCTGCGGGCGCGAGTTCTGCGGTAGGCATAATTCTGGTAATTTTCGTTATTTTGATCGTGTTGGATCTGTTGGGTACAACCAACATTTTCCCTGTGATCAAACCTATTGGTAAGCGCTAA
- a CDS encoding sigma 54-interacting transcriptional regulator, translating to MNDPIASNNDILVVDDDSGLLQLMSMRLKALGYASRLVESGEEALREIRRKQPILVISDLKMDGMDGIQLLEHIQRDWPGTPVIMLTAHGSISEAVVATQKGAFAFLTKPVDREELRTTIEKALVGHSANESAANVFQSIVTRSAKLYQLLEQAKMVAQSVVNVLIQGESGTGKEVLAQAIHDASPRRDKPFIPINCGAIPDELMESELFGHKKGSFTGAVRDHVGLFETADGGTVFLDEIGDMPMHLQVKLLRVLQERKIKPIGSTTYIDVDIRIVSATHKDLLNMIEEQTFREDLYYRLNVVNLVLPPLRERREDIPLLLSHFLERVAQRYGQSCKRIAPDAMDALISYSWPGNIRELINLSEKCHALNAGAVISRQLIEQALPRFQREQNQEVTLSEAKRIFEKEYVEKLLSMTNGNIPEAARMADRNRSDFYKIVKKHGIDPELYKVGQ from the coding sequence ATGAACGATCCTATCGCCAGCAACAACGATATTCTCGTCGTCGATGACGACTCCGGGTTATTGCAACTGATGTCCATGCGTCTGAAAGCGCTGGGATACGCTTCCCGATTAGTGGAAAGCGGCGAGGAAGCATTGCGGGAAATTCGCCGCAAGCAGCCGATTTTGGTGATCTCCGATCTGAAAATGGACGGCATGGACGGCATTCAGCTGCTGGAGCATATTCAACGGGACTGGCCCGGCACCCCTGTAATCATGCTGACCGCCCACGGCTCAATTTCGGAGGCGGTGGTGGCCACCCAAAAAGGCGCCTTCGCTTTTCTCACCAAACCGGTAGACCGGGAAGAGCTGCGCACCACCATTGAAAAAGCCCTGGTTGGCCACTCCGCCAACGAAAGCGCCGCCAATGTATTTCAATCCATCGTCACCCGCAGCGCCAAGCTCTATCAGCTACTGGAGCAAGCGAAAATGGTGGCGCAAAGCGTCGTCAACGTATTGATTCAAGGCGAAAGCGGCACCGGTAAAGAAGTACTGGCGCAAGCGATTCATGACGCCAGCCCGCGCCGGGACAAGCCATTCATACCGATCAACTGTGGCGCCATTCCGGATGAGTTGATGGAATCTGAACTGTTCGGCCATAAAAAAGGTTCTTTCACCGGGGCCGTTCGCGATCATGTGGGACTGTTTGAAACAGCCGACGGCGGCACCGTATTCCTTGATGAGATTGGCGACATGCCCATGCATCTGCAGGTCAAACTGCTGCGGGTGCTGCAGGAGCGCAAAATCAAGCCCATCGGCTCCACGACCTATATCGACGTGGACATTCGCATCGTTTCCGCCACCCACAAAGACCTGCTAAACATGATCGAGGAGCAGACATTCCGCGAGGATCTGTACTACCGGCTTAACGTGGTCAATCTGGTGCTGCCGCCTTTGCGCGAACGCCGTGAGGACATCCCTCTACTGCTGAGCCATTTTCTGGAGCGCGTGGCCCAACGCTACGGTCAAAGCTGCAAGCGCATTGCGCCGGACGCAATGGACGCCCTGATTTCCTATTCCTGGCCAGGCAACATCCGCGAATTGATTAATCTGAGCGAAAAGTGCCATGCCCTCAATGCCGGCGCCGTCATTTCCCGCCAATTGATTGAACAGGCGCTGCCCCGGTTCCAGCGCGAACAAAACCAGGAGGTGACGCTGTCCGAGGCCAAGCGAATCTTTGAGAAAGAGTACGTGGAAAAGCTACTAAGCATGACCAACGGCAACATCCCGGAAGCCGCACGCATGGCGGATCGTAATCGCTCAGACTTCTACAAAATCGTGAAAAAGCACGGTATTGATCCCGAATTGTACAAAGTTGGTCAATAA
- a CDS encoding acyltransferase has product MKLAEGSRFQALDAMRGIAALAVVFFHLYINLWRELHWLPEPIRAMLNYGYLGVSTFFVLSGFVIAHTVRCEEADFRYMGKFALRRAIRLDPPYWASIAITIILALLVQRVFQVAQIYPTVENVIAHIFYLQYFLGYPPVISEVYWTLCIEVQLYLFLVLVYVLANKLKAWRNIDILRYSLLFMFAVGVISVLQTHKTLPGLLQGLFLPYWHYFFLGVSAYYALSGVAWMKYLFFAFVGVEVLLQSTASVNGYVVVGLASVALIYLFGLAGWLATGLTQWPLQYLGKISYSLYLIHSDIGWKAVSFGKRLLEDQTITPLLSMLLFLLGLIVSLVAAQCLYWMVERPSIQLAKKIKRLSSKNTSPRHKATGNVPEKGVH; this is encoded by the coding sequence ATGAAGTTGGCGGAAGGATCCCGGTTCCAAGCACTGGATGCAATGCGTGGCATAGCAGCGTTAGCTGTGGTGTTCTTTCACCTGTATATAAACCTGTGGCGCGAACTCCACTGGTTGCCCGAACCCATACGCGCGATGCTTAACTATGGCTACCTCGGCGTATCGACATTTTTTGTACTGAGCGGCTTCGTTATCGCTCATACCGTTCGTTGCGAGGAGGCTGATTTCCGTTATATGGGAAAGTTCGCCCTGCGTCGGGCGATTCGCCTTGATCCGCCATATTGGGCTTCCATCGCCATCACAATTATCCTGGCGCTGCTGGTGCAAAGAGTATTTCAGGTGGCGCAGATATACCCGACAGTGGAAAATGTCATCGCCCATATTTTTTACCTGCAATACTTTTTAGGATATCCACCAGTCATATCAGAGGTGTACTGGACACTTTGCATTGAAGTCCAGCTCTACCTCTTCCTCGTTCTGGTGTATGTATTGGCTAATAAGTTAAAGGCATGGCGCAATATCGATATATTGCGATACAGCTTACTGTTTATGTTCGCTGTAGGCGTAATATCCGTTCTACAGACCCATAAAACGTTACCCGGCCTGCTGCAAGGCTTGTTTCTCCCTTACTGGCATTATTTCTTTCTCGGGGTATCGGCTTATTATGCATTAAGCGGTGTCGCCTGGATGAAGTATCTGTTTTTTGCGTTTGTGGGCGTAGAAGTCTTACTCCAAAGCACCGCCAGTGTGAACGGATATGTCGTCGTAGGGCTCGCCAGTGTGGCGCTTATCTACCTATTTGGCCTGGCGGGCTGGCTCGCCACAGGATTGACGCAATGGCCTCTGCAATACTTGGGAAAAATATCCTACAGCCTCTATCTGATACACTCCGATATCGGTTGGAAAGCCGTCTCTTTCGGCAAGCGACTGCTCGAAGACCAAACCATAACGCCACTTTTATCCATGCTTCTGTTTTTGCTTGGATTGATAGTCAGCCTTGTTGCGGCGCAATGTCTTTATTGGATGGTTGAGCGTCCTTCCATTCAGCTGGCGAAAAAGATAAAACGCCTTTCCTCTAAAAACACTTCCCCCAGACATAAGGCCACAGGAAACGTTCCAGAGAAAGGCGTTCATTAA
- a CDS encoding PA2778 family cysteine peptidase, whose amino-acid sequence MLVIAAALSGCGSLPQSAALMTEPPSDIPPQAELTATPFYPQSEYQCGPAALATVLTTPERPVLPDDLVGLVYVPDRQGSFQVEMVAAARSYGRLAYPLQPEIEDILREVAAGHPVLVFQNLGLSWSPVWHFAVVVGYDFAGAEIILRSGVTERETLLLRTFERTWKNGGYWARVILPPGELPATGEPFPVAKAAQDLANTGHPQEARATYAAAVKRWPDSAILQLGLGNLAYAAKDYAVAEAAFRQLVALQPQKAEGWNNLSYALAQQGCHVATEAAKCASALAPDDVTIATTSQDVADILARKPAASCVIPKCPSL is encoded by the coding sequence ATGCTGGTAATCGCCGCAGCGCTTTCTGGCTGCGGTTCCCTGCCGCAGTCAGCGGCGCTGATGACGGAGCCGCCCAGCGATATCCCCCCTCAGGCGGAACTCACCGCAACTCCTTTTTATCCCCAATCTGAATACCAATGTGGCCCGGCGGCATTGGCGACGGTGCTGACTACGCCCGAGCGGCCGGTTCTTCCCGACGATCTGGTTGGTTTGGTGTATGTGCCGGATCGGCAGGGGAGTTTCCAGGTGGAGATGGTCGCCGCCGCCCGCAGTTATGGGCGGCTCGCATATCCATTGCAGCCTGAGATAGAAGACATCCTGCGCGAAGTGGCTGCGGGACACCCTGTCCTGGTGTTTCAGAATCTGGGGTTGAGCTGGAGTCCGGTTTGGCATTTCGCTGTGGTGGTAGGGTATGACTTCGCCGGCGCGGAAATCATTTTACGTTCTGGCGTCACTGAGCGTGAAACACTGTTGCTGCGCACCTTTGAGCGCACCTGGAAAAATGGCGGCTATTGGGCTCGGGTCATTTTGCCTCCCGGAGAGTTGCCCGCCACAGGAGAACCTTTTCCTGTCGCCAAGGCGGCGCAGGATCTAGCGAACACGGGCCATCCGCAGGAGGCCCGTGCGACCTATGCCGCGGCGGTGAAGCGTTGGCCGGACTCCGCTATTTTGCAACTGGGATTGGGGAACCTCGCCTATGCCGCCAAAGATTACGCTGTTGCGGAAGCGGCCTTTCGACAACTGGTGGCGCTGCAACCGCAGAAGGCGGAAGGCTGGAATAATCTGTCCTATGCACTTGCCCAACAAGGATGCCATGTGGCGACGGAAGCGGCGAAATGCGCCAGTGCGCTGGCCCCTGACGATGTTACTATCGCCACCACGTCGCAGGACGTGGCGGATATCCTGGCGCGCAAGCCTGCCGCCTCCTGCGTGATTCCTAAGTGTCCCAGCCTGTAA
- a CDS encoding HAMP domain-containing sensor histidine kinase, giving the protein MGFPFYSISLTRQWALGMLLAVAPLIVAVGYAIWSMDKHNRRQNELVESTAAINRQMSALQELVKELERSARQFVVLQDARFEKIYGEKYAKLQEQASALERNIGSAKMSDMVSQLLRVTHRSALSITSPAKRDAAPEQLTTPKGGEAEETLNEVVGPEFEANSLGRLTAIFNSAAEITSNITVLANDALNASLAEQKEGFRTTQWRLAILGLLALPASFVIMVIWSYVITRPLNNLSQTIRRIGEGELEASAKIEGPEEFQVLGKRLEWLRENLELIEQQKSAFLRHVTHELKTPLAAIFEASALLTEEIPGPLTGEQRKVVEILFDNATRLQEMIQQLLNFNSVRLAAGGPRQTLELPEFLHKPIERYRSLANTNQVYIEIPKTSIKVESDPVLLEMIFNNLLSNAIHFSPPGSRIALGWGKEDANGEQPGWWLEVRDQGPGISKHDKEKIFTPFFQGDNKRQGATKGSGLGLAIVAECLRHLGGDIQVMDEEPNGTRFYISFTDYT; this is encoded by the coding sequence ATGGGTTTTCCTTTTTACTCTATCTCTCTTACCCGGCAGTGGGCCCTGGGCATGCTGCTGGCGGTGGCTCCGCTGATCGTGGCGGTTGGCTACGCGATCTGGTCGATGGATAAGCACAACCGTCGCCAGAATGAATTGGTGGAATCCACCGCTGCGATTAACCGGCAAATGTCAGCGTTGCAAGAACTGGTGAAAGAACTGGAGCGCTCTGCGCGCCAGTTTGTTGTCTTGCAGGACGCGCGTTTCGAGAAGATCTACGGAGAGAAGTACGCCAAGCTGCAAGAACAGGCGAGCGCTTTGGAGCGCAACATCGGCTCAGCCAAGATGAGCGACATGGTCAGTCAGTTGCTGCGGGTTACCCACCGGAGCGCGCTGTCCATCACCTCACCGGCTAAACGCGATGCGGCGCCAGAACAATTGACGACGCCCAAAGGGGGTGAAGCGGAAGAAACCCTCAATGAGGTAGTAGGCCCCGAATTTGAAGCCAATAGTCTGGGACGCCTGACGGCTATCTTCAACAGCGCGGCGGAGATTACCTCCAATATCACTGTCCTGGCCAATGACGCCTTGAACGCCTCCCTGGCGGAGCAAAAAGAAGGCTTTCGCACCACCCAGTGGCGGCTGGCGATTCTCGGCTTGCTCGCCCTGCCGGCCTCCTTTGTGATCATGGTGATCTGGTCCTATGTCATTACGCGCCCGCTGAATAATCTCTCACAGACAATACGTCGCATCGGAGAGGGCGAACTGGAGGCCAGCGCCAAAATAGAAGGACCGGAAGAGTTTCAGGTATTGGGCAAGCGACTGGAGTGGCTACGTGAAAACCTGGAGTTGATTGAGCAACAGAAAAGCGCCTTTTTACGCCATGTCACGCACGAACTGAAAACCCCGTTGGCGGCGATTTTCGAAGCCAGCGCACTGTTGACGGAAGAGATTCCCGGGCCTCTGACCGGCGAACAAAGAAAAGTGGTGGAAATCCTGTTCGACAACGCCACCCGCTTGCAGGAAATGATCCAACAGCTGCTGAATTTCAACAGCGTTCGTCTGGCCGCCGGCGGCCCGCGCCAAACGCTGGAACTGCCTGAATTCCTGCATAAGCCGATTGAGCGCTACCGTTCGCTGGCTAACACCAATCAGGTCTACATAGAAATACCCAAAACTTCGATCAAAGTGGAGAGCGACCCGGTTCTATTGGAGATGATCTTTAATAATCTGCTCAGCAACGCCATTCATTTTTCTCCTCCCGGCAGTCGCATCGCCCTGGGATGGGGGAAAGAAGACGCCAATGGCGAACAGCCGGGATGGTGGCTGGAAGTTCGCGATCAGGGACCGGGGATTTCCAAACATGACAAAGAAAAAATATTCACGCCGTTCTTCCAGGGCGACAATAAGCGCCAGGGAGCGACGAAAGGAAGCGGACTCGGGCTGGCGATCGTCGCCGAGTGCCTGCGCCATCTTGGCGGCGACATACAGGTCATGGATGAAGAGCCCAATGGGACCCGCTTTTATATCAGTTTCACGGATTACACATGA
- a CDS encoding response regulator transcription factor, with amino-acid sequence MKLLLIDDDNDLARLLNRYFQRFGWELRHASAPSIAYAQLKQSQPDAIILDVMLPEEDGFSVCRKLRHDYTTPIIMLTARGEVTDRIVGLELGADDYLPKPFEPRELAARIQSITRRHVSAEKPSPVMQFRDLEINPTTQEALVSGRPLTLTTSEFRLLQLFASAPGKVFSRDEIMNSLKGTEVELFSRAIDITVSRLRQKMKTKSKREFIKTVWGAGYRFVGEAP; translated from the coding sequence ATGAAGTTGTTGCTGATTGATGACGATAATGACCTGGCGCGTCTGCTAAACCGCTACTTTCAGCGTTTTGGCTGGGAGCTTCGACATGCTTCCGCGCCGTCAATCGCCTATGCGCAATTAAAGCAAAGCCAGCCCGACGCGATTATTCTGGACGTCATGTTGCCGGAGGAAGATGGGTTTTCCGTGTGCCGCAAGCTTCGCCATGACTACACAACGCCCATCATCATGCTGACGGCCCGGGGCGAAGTGACGGACCGGATCGTTGGCTTGGAGTTAGGCGCCGATGATTATCTGCCGAAGCCGTTTGAACCAAGGGAGCTCGCCGCGCGTATTCAAAGCATTACCCGTCGCCACGTCTCTGCGGAAAAACCCTCGCCTGTAATGCAATTCCGTGATTTGGAGATTAACCCAACGACACAGGAAGCGCTCGTGTCCGGACGCCCGCTTACGCTGACCACGTCCGAGTTCCGCCTGCTGCAGCTATTCGCCTCCGCTCCCGGTAAAGTGTTTTCCCGCGACGAAATCATGAACAGTCTCAAAGGTACGGAAGTGGAGCTGTTCTCCCGCGCAATAGATATTACAGTCAGCCGCCTGCGTCAGAAAATGAAGACGAAAAGTAAAAGGGAGTTCATAAAGACCGTCTGGGGAGCGGGTTACCGATTTGTCGGAGAAGCGCCGTAA
- a CDS encoding BON domain-containing protein, with protein MCSRLVTQWVHIFVLAVLTVSAMAARANDSGRSPFAEGWKEGVIQTRYLLNPALRSFAIQVTVIRDRAVLEGDVDTEIEKVLAEQVALSVDGVSRVDNQLLTCEERQEADPSFEPGRNEEAPSRTEFGMRRGTSERELQKPLGKLTGRPKIGSRLRNGCPTIR; from the coding sequence ATGTGTTCGAGATTAGTTACGCAATGGGTGCATATCTTCGTCTTGGCGGTGTTGACCGTCTCGGCGATGGCGGCCAGAGCCAATGACAGCGGACGCAGCCCCTTCGCGGAAGGGTGGAAGGAAGGGGTGATTCAAACCCGTTATTTATTGAACCCGGCATTGCGCTCATTCGCAATCCAGGTGACGGTGATTCGCGACAGAGCTGTATTGGAAGGCGATGTCGACACCGAGATTGAAAAAGTATTGGCGGAGCAAGTGGCGCTCTCAGTTGATGGCGTGTCCCGCGTGGATAACCAACTGCTGACGTGTGAGGAGCGCCAGGAAGCCGATCCCTCTTTTGAGCCTGGCCGGAATGAGGAGGCGCCGTCCCGTACTGAGTTCGGGATGAGGAGAGGGACCAGTGAAAGAGAATTACAGAAACCGCTTGGTAAGTTAACCGGGCGCCCAAAGATAGGGAGCCGCCTAAGGAATGGTTGCCCCACAATTAGATAG
- a CDS encoding Spy/CpxP family protein refolding chaperone, producing MKMGKYVRKPMLWILIAAMSLGAMACRYDPEKRWEHAKEWVSDELELNADQQVILDELLAQIQAAKQKMKSEREGAHELLIAQINSEELDEAKILTAFEAHQQQMNEAVAGVLPTLTRLHSTLTAEQKATLVAFIEKHAKRGFHGRRDW from the coding sequence ATGAAAATGGGTAAGTACGTCAGAAAACCTATGTTGTGGATATTGATCGCCGCAATGTCTTTAGGAGCGATGGCCTGTCGCTATGATCCTGAAAAACGCTGGGAGCACGCCAAGGAGTGGGTCAGCGATGAGCTTGAACTCAACGCAGATCAACAGGTCATACTGGATGAACTGCTTGCGCAGATCCAGGCGGCGAAACAGAAAATGAAATCAGAACGGGAAGGCGCCCATGAGTTGCTGATCGCGCAGATCAACAGTGAGGAACTGGATGAAGCAAAAATCCTGACGGCATTTGAAGCGCACCAACAGCAAATGAATGAAGCGGTCGCTGGCGTACTGCCTACTCTCACCAGACTGCACAGCACCCTGACTGCAGAACAGAAAGCCACGTTGGTGGCGTTTATTGAGAAACACGCCAAACGCGGGTTTCATGGGAGAAGGGACTGGTAA
- a CDS encoding OmpA family protein, with product MKNLSKFSLLAAAVIGLSACASSQPEPVVEEPVVIEPAQPEPVVEPAPEPVVEAAPMPSANIEFAFDSAKIGPGEQSDLQQWASYIQEGAYNRVEVHGHADDTGSADYNRKLSADRANSTVQALRNLVSGQVDFVVVPHGEEQPLAENSDEQGRQMNRRVEIVPQGASL from the coding sequence ATGAAAAACCTGTCTAAATTCAGTTTGTTGGCGGCTGCTGTGATTGGCCTGTCCGCGTGTGCGTCCAGCCAGCCGGAGCCTGTGGTTGAAGAGCCGGTTGTTATCGAACCCGCCCAGCCAGAGCCTGTGGTTGAACCGGCTCCTGAGCCTGTAGTGGAAGCTGCGCCAATGCCAAGCGCCAATATTGAATTTGCTTTTGACTCCGCCAAAATCGGTCCTGGCGAGCAAAGCGATCTGCAACAGTGGGCGAGTTATATTCAGGAAGGCGCCTACAACCGCGTTGAAGTGCACGGCCATGCAGACGACACGGGTTCCGCGGACTACAACCGCAAGCTGTCCGCCGATCGCGCCAACAGCACCGTGCAGGCATTGCGCAATCTGGTTTCAGGACAGGTTGATTTCGTAGTCGTACCTCACGGCGAAGAGCAGCCTCTGGCCGAAAACTCAGATGAGCAAGGTCGTCAGATGAATCGTCGCGTGGAAATCGTTCCACAAGGCGCGAGCCTCTAA
- a CDS encoding methylamine utilization protein, translated as MVIPNERRVIRGRIDPARAAISPGRPRRALALAFVLATPTVAAQTLHFLALSDNDAPVADAVISLPAEQTPSPAPTYAGSPAIMDQVKKQFRPKILTVAAGAQVAFPNSDNVRHHVYSFSPAKVFELKLYSGQPEAPLLFQQPGVVVLGCNIHDSMLGYIYVAETPYFSLTDASGKATLTFPDAIPAPKDILVWSPELSIDSQTIVRLSLSELPTSAAGRDAFVIRLNMQGNSVERTQGKSGFGGKFRKQLHE; from the coding sequence TTGGTAATTCCAAATGAGCGACGTGTAATCAGGGGCCGCATCGACCCAGCCCGAGCCGCCATATCTCCCGGTCGTCCCCGTCGAGCGCTGGCGCTGGCATTTGTCCTGGCGACTCCGACAGTCGCGGCGCAAACGCTTCATTTCCTGGCCTTAAGCGATAATGACGCTCCTGTGGCGGACGCGGTCATCAGCCTGCCAGCAGAGCAAACGCCATCCCCCGCCCCGACTTATGCAGGCTCCCCGGCCATCATGGACCAAGTGAAGAAGCAGTTTCGCCCAAAGATTCTCACCGTAGCGGCGGGCGCTCAAGTTGCGTTTCCCAACAGCGATAACGTGCGCCATCACGTCTATTCATTCTCTCCCGCCAAGGTATTTGAACTGAAGCTCTACAGCGGCCAGCCGGAAGCGCCTTTGCTTTTCCAGCAGCCCGGCGTCGTGGTGCTGGGTTGCAACATCCACGACAGCATGCTGGGCTACATCTACGTCGCGGAGACGCCCTACTTCTCCCTGACCGATGCATCCGGCAAAGCGACGTTGACCTTTCCAGACGCCATACCGGCGCCGAAAGACATTTTGGTCTGGAGCCCAGAGCTTTCCATTGATTCTCAAACCATAGTGCGACTGTCTTTATCTGAACTCCCCACCAGCGCCGCGGGTCGCGACGCTTTCGTTATCCGACTGAACATGCAGGGAAATAGCGTGGAACGCACGCAGGGCAAGTCCGGCTTCGGCGGCAAATTCCGCAAGCAACTGCATGAATAG
- a CDS encoding cell wall metabolism sensor histidine kinase WalK, with the protein MFKHKQQRRHSLSVRLILIFLAAAFAVLVLIVAAFQNISQERAHVFWKDIFSDYFYSLSKDIQPPYDSTFIASIESRTHTQVSVQKTAGGWVSETPPFASATLEFRDAGDGRIEFTHWRRYFILRIPRPDATIYFYARPFESEDGLTFTGIALLLSILLVIFLCFLGIKRLLKPIGWLNQAAQKVAGGDFQQRIPTLRQDELGQLSDTFNTMSAQIESMLNAKRQLLLAISHELRSPLTRMRVAGEMIDDEEQRNELVREIQHMDRLITELLECERLETGHRALQLHDVDTAKLLTELIDERFARQRSMIRLDCSANSQAHLDPVRFKLLTANLLDNALKHGEGKDVVASWRQQPDYGELTIEDKGQGVESEHLAALTDPFYRGDRSRAHTGGLGLGLYLCKQIAKAHGGELRIDSEKGKGTRVTVRFPLNSTS; encoded by the coding sequence ATGTTCAAGCATAAACAACAACGTCGACACTCTCTGTCGGTCAGGCTGATTTTGATATTTCTGGCCGCCGCCTTTGCAGTTTTAGTGCTCATCGTGGCGGCCTTCCAGAATATTTCGCAGGAACGCGCCCATGTTTTCTGGAAAGATATTTTTTCCGATTACTTTTACTCCCTCAGCAAAGACATCCAACCGCCCTACGACTCGACGTTCATCGCATCTATAGAAAGCCGCACCCATACTCAAGTCAGCGTCCAGAAGACCGCTGGAGGCTGGGTATCCGAAACGCCCCCGTTCGCCAGCGCGACTCTTGAATTTCGCGACGCCGGCGATGGGCGTATCGAATTCACTCATTGGAGACGCTACTTTATCCTGCGCATTCCACGCCCGGACGCCACGATCTATTTCTACGCCAGGCCATTTGAAAGCGAGGACGGCCTGACTTTTACCGGCATCGCCCTGCTGTTGTCGATCTTACTGGTGATCTTTCTCTGCTTTCTGGGCATTAAGCGACTGCTTAAACCCATAGGCTGGCTGAACCAGGCCGCGCAAAAAGTCGCTGGCGGCGACTTCCAGCAACGCATTCCCACCTTGAGGCAGGATGAGCTGGGGCAGTTGAGCGACACCTTCAACACTATGTCCGCGCAGATTGAATCCATGCTTAACGCCAAGCGGCAGTTGCTGCTGGCCATCAGCCATGAGCTCAGATCGCCCCTCACCCGAATGCGCGTTGCTGGCGAAATGATTGATGACGAAGAGCAACGAAATGAATTGGTGCGTGAAATACAGCATATGGACAGACTGATCACTGAGCTACTGGAATGCGAAAGACTGGAAACCGGCCATCGCGCGCTCCAGTTGCACGACGTCGATACCGCCAAACTATTAACCGAGCTGATCGATGAGCGTTTCGCCAGACAGCGCTCCATGATCAGACTGGATTGCTCCGCAAATAGTCAGGCGCACCTGGACCCAGTGCGCTTCAAGCTGCTGACGGCCAACTTGCTAGATAATGCGCTGAAACATGGAGAGGGCAAAGACGTTGTCGCCAGTTGGAGACAGCAGCCGGATTATGGCGAGCTGACGATTGAGGACAAAGGCCAAGGCGTCGAATCGGAGCATTTAGCTGCGCTGACGGACCCCTTCTATCGTGGAGACCGATCTCGCGCGCACACTGGTGGCCTTGGATTGGGGCTCTATCTATGTAAACAGATCGCCAAAGCCCATGGCGGCGAGTTGCGCATCGACAGTGAAAAGGGCAAGGGAACCCGCGTCACAGTGAGGTTCCCGTTGAATAGTACTAGTTAG